One stretch of Nesterenkonia halotolerans DNA includes these proteins:
- the pcaG gene encoding protocatechuate 3,4-dioxygenase subunit alpha gives MKLTPTPGQTVGPFFGYALPFAGGEDLVDRTHPDAVRLHGTVYDGDGVPVPDAIVELWQPDQRGVIPQEPGSLHRDGYTFTGWGRAAVDATGHYSFTTMEPGSTGDGVAPYFLLTVFARGLMDRLFTRAYLPEAAAAVDQDRLLSSVSEERRGTLLATRDADGGLRFDIHLQGELETVFLTYPNTPQFTGPQG, from the coding sequence ATGAAACTGACCCCTACCCCCGGCCAGACCGTAGGCCCCTTCTTCGGGTATGCGCTGCCCTTCGCCGGCGGCGAGGACCTGGTCGACCGCACGCACCCCGATGCTGTGCGACTTCATGGCACCGTCTATGACGGCGACGGCGTGCCCGTCCCGGACGCGATCGTGGAGCTCTGGCAGCCTGACCAGCGTGGCGTCATCCCTCAAGAGCCAGGTTCCCTGCACCGCGACGGCTACACCTTCACCGGGTGGGGCCGCGCCGCAGTGGATGCCACCGGCCACTACTCCTTCACCACGATGGAGCCCGGCAGCACCGGTGACGGCGTCGCGCCATATTTCCTGCTGACGGTCTTCGCCCGCGGGCTCATGGACCGACTGTTCACCCGTGCCTACCTCCCCGAGGCCGCCGCCGCGGTGGACCAGGACCGGCTGCTGAGCTCCGTGTCCGAGGAGCGCCGCGGTACGCTTCTGGCCACCCGCGACGCCGACGGCGGCCTGCGCTTCGACATCCACCTGCAGGGAGAGCTCGAGACCGTCTTCCTCACCTACCCCAACACCCCGCAGTTCACCGGCCCCCAGGGGTGA
- a CDS encoding lyase family protein, with protein sequence MTGPFGLLNPVWAGTSTAQLMSEDAVLAAMLRVEAAWAQTLVDAGEADPASAAAIRRISDDPALAGLSTQEIAAASPGGGNPVIPMLAAVRAVLKQTGDSDAALHRGATSQDILDTALMLLVHEAARGIGRDLRRAGEALSRLSHEHLETLCVARSLTQHALPTSFGLRTAGWLDGLTLSLQRLERAADGLPLQWGGAAGTQAALQDAFGAEKASAMTVALAARLGLAPMRRPWHTQRHAILEISSALAEVLAQLGKAAGDVLTLQRPEIAEVREPQAAGRGGSSAMPQKQNPVLSTLIRSAALAGPGQLSTVYAAATAAEDERPAGGWHAEWPSLAELVRLTGGASARAAELFEGLQVRPDSMQANLALSGDAVLSERVLSRLSGSFPGGKQALQQLLKRSAVEGLSLRSLLQEHLQAHELSTEGLDQLLDPTGYLGCAQEFIATAVADFREVSGAADAHSPAEGAADHV encoded by the coding sequence ATGACCGGACCCTTCGGACTCCTCAACCCTGTATGGGCCGGAACCTCGACGGCACAGCTGATGTCCGAGGACGCTGTCCTCGCGGCGATGCTGCGTGTGGAGGCCGCCTGGGCGCAGACCCTCGTCGACGCCGGTGAAGCCGATCCCGCCAGTGCGGCAGCCATTCGACGGATCAGCGACGACCCGGCGCTGGCCGGACTGAGCACGCAGGAGATCGCCGCAGCGAGTCCCGGCGGAGGCAACCCAGTGATCCCGATGCTCGCCGCCGTCCGCGCCGTGCTGAAGCAGACGGGGGACTCCGATGCCGCGCTGCACCGCGGGGCGACCAGCCAGGACATCCTGGACACGGCACTCATGCTCCTGGTCCACGAGGCCGCCCGGGGCATCGGCAGGGATCTGCGCCGCGCCGGAGAGGCGCTGAGCAGGCTCAGCCATGAACACCTCGAGACCCTGTGCGTGGCGCGCTCGCTCACTCAGCATGCCCTCCCCACCAGCTTCGGGCTGCGCACCGCGGGGTGGCTCGATGGACTGACCCTGTCCCTGCAGCGTCTCGAGCGGGCGGCCGATGGGCTGCCGCTGCAGTGGGGCGGCGCCGCCGGCACCCAGGCCGCGCTGCAGGATGCATTCGGCGCCGAGAAGGCCAGTGCGATGACCGTGGCCCTGGCCGCCCGGCTGGGCCTGGCACCCATGCGTCGGCCCTGGCACACCCAGCGCCACGCCATCCTGGAGATCTCCTCAGCCCTGGCCGAAGTGCTGGCCCAGCTGGGCAAGGCGGCGGGGGACGTGCTGACCCTGCAGCGGCCCGAGATCGCCGAGGTGCGTGAGCCCCAGGCCGCGGGACGCGGCGGGTCCTCGGCCATGCCCCAGAAGCAGAACCCGGTGCTCTCCACCCTGATCCGCTCGGCGGCGCTCGCGGGCCCCGGTCAGCTGAGCACGGTGTACGCCGCAGCCACAGCAGCCGAGGACGAGCGGCCGGCCGGCGGGTGGCACGCCGAATGGCCCAGCCTCGCCGAACTCGTGCGGCTCACCGGTGGTGCCTCAGCACGGGCGGCCGAACTGTTCGAGGGGCTCCAGGTGCGCCCTGACTCCATGCAGGCGAACCTCGCACTCAGCGGCGACGCGGTGCTCAGTGAGCGTGTGCTCTCGCGGCTGAGCGGGAGCTTCCCCGGCGGAAAACAGGCCCTCCAGCAGCTGCTCAAGCGCAGCGCCGTCGAGGGCCTGTCGCTGCGCAGCCTGTTGCAGGAGCATCTTCAGGCTCACGAACTGAGCACCGAGGGGCTTGACCAGCTGCTGGACCCCACGGGGTACCTTGGCTGTGCCCAGGAGTTCATCGCCACCGCCGTCGCAGATTTTCGCGAGGTCTCCGGCGCAGCCGACGCCCATTCACCAGCAGAAGGAGCCGCCGACCATGTCTGA
- a CDS encoding alpha/beta fold hydrolase, whose translation MSESVLTLTPQLLAGTPDDLRSGSRPVLVLGPSLGTSVSVLWGPSLAHLEDRFTVIGWDLPGHGEAEPFTERFEIDDIADAVESLVADLHTTHGLPNDLPVYAAGVSIAGTVSLMLSLRPSTRFTRLVALCTAAKIGDPQMWAERAELVSSAGTPTMVEGSAKRWFAPGFMAKHPAVVTSLLDSLQHTDRHSYAQACRALGRYDLTTELDGIARPLLVISGAEDPVAPPSAVQDIADTGLATTAVLDGVAHQAPAEAPEATAGLLKEFLHD comes from the coding sequence ATGTCTGAATCAGTGCTCACCCTCACCCCGCAGCTGCTCGCCGGCACACCGGATGACCTGCGCAGCGGGAGCCGTCCCGTACTGGTGCTCGGGCCGTCCCTGGGCACCAGTGTCTCGGTGCTCTGGGGTCCCAGCCTGGCGCATCTTGAGGATCGATTCACTGTCATCGGGTGGGACCTGCCCGGACACGGAGAGGCGGAGCCATTCACCGAACGGTTCGAGATCGACGACATCGCTGACGCGGTCGAGTCGCTGGTCGCCGATCTGCACACCACCCATGGACTCCCGAACGATCTTCCGGTCTACGCGGCCGGGGTCTCCATCGCCGGCACCGTGAGCCTGATGCTGTCTCTGCGTCCCAGCACGCGGTTCACCCGCCTGGTGGCGCTGTGCACCGCCGCGAAGATCGGTGACCCCCAGATGTGGGCCGAGCGGGCCGAGCTGGTCAGCAGCGCGGGCACTCCCACGATGGTCGAAGGTTCGGCGAAGCGCTGGTTCGCGCCGGGCTTCATGGCCAAGCATCCCGCCGTCGTCACCTCGCTGCTGGACTCGTTGCAGCATACGGACCGGCATTCCTACGCCCAGGCCTGTCGCGCGCTCGGACGCTATGACCTCACGACCGAGTTGGACGGGATCGCCCGACCGCTGCTGGTGATCAGCGGAGCCGAAGATCCGGTGGCGCCGCCGTCCGCGGTCCAGGACATCGCCGACACCGGTCTGGCCACCACCGCCGTGCTCGACGGCGTGGCGCACCAGGCTCCCGCCGAAGCCCCCGAAGCCACCGCCGGCCTGCTCAAGGAGTTCCTGCATGACTGA
- the pcaC gene encoding 4-carboxymuconolactone decarboxylase — protein MTESTYDHGMKVRREVLSDAHVDRAEAKKDAFTEDFQELITNYAWGSIWTRPGLDRPTRSAITLTALIAGGYWEELEMHIRAALRNGLTEDEIKEVFLQSAIYCSVPAANTAFSIGRRVLEEERPGS, from the coding sequence ATGACTGAATCGACCTACGACCACGGCATGAAGGTGCGCCGCGAGGTGCTCTCGGACGCCCATGTGGACCGGGCGGAAGCCAAGAAGGACGCGTTCACGGAGGACTTCCAGGAGCTCATCACGAACTACGCCTGGGGCAGCATCTGGACCCGGCCAGGCCTGGACCGCCCCACGCGTTCGGCGATCACGCTCACGGCGCTGATCGCCGGAGGCTACTGGGAAGAGCTGGAGATGCATATCCGTGCCGCGCTGCGCAATGGACTCACGGAGGATGAGATCAAAGAGGTCTTCCTCCAGTCCGCGATCTACTGCTCGGTGCCCGCGGCGAACACGGCGTTCAGCATCGGTCGCCGCGTGCTCGAGGAGGAGCGCCCCGGCTCGTGA
- a CDS encoding lipid II:glycine glycyltransferase FemX, with the protein MIEQTDSGAAAAYDVRPISAEEHTRFLADQALSSFLQNPRWPEVKREWESQSLGLFDPSAPADASPVAAALVLFRRLPIPAAVPVLGGKGLAYMAEGPVMKSGTADLHRILPPLIEHLKSSGAFLVRVGLPGVLRRWEAKEVRRALAAGENTSISELTPLDTGVPGSVAAGSSTVGSTQTETWQQQLSELGFQPPAPSTDFEAGQPQFQARIPLTDEQGESLPIDEVLARMDQSSRRQTKKSTRSELSIRVGDESDLPAWQKLYTETAERDGFTGRPLSYFQNMHRELNASPLSQCTLYLAHFEDQLLAAAIYVRQGEFAWYVYGASSGEERKRYAPRALQLRQIEDSLEAGCHWYDLGGLSPSLDPEYPLAGLTRFKTTMGADVVQTLGEWDYPVNPLLAKAFSVYMARR; encoded by the coding sequence GTGATTGAGCAAACAGATTCCGGCGCTGCCGCTGCGTACGACGTTCGCCCGATCAGCGCGGAGGAGCACACGCGCTTCCTTGCTGATCAGGCCCTGTCGTCCTTCCTGCAGAATCCGCGATGGCCTGAGGTGAAACGGGAGTGGGAGTCACAGAGCCTCGGCCTCTTCGACCCCTCGGCCCCCGCCGATGCGTCGCCGGTGGCCGCCGCCCTGGTGCTCTTCCGTCGTCTTCCGATCCCCGCCGCCGTGCCGGTGCTCGGTGGCAAGGGGCTCGCCTACATGGCCGAGGGACCGGTGATGAAGTCCGGCACCGCCGACCTGCACCGCATCCTTCCGCCGCTGATCGAGCACCTGAAGTCCTCCGGGGCGTTCCTGGTCCGCGTGGGGCTGCCCGGAGTGCTGCGCCGCTGGGAGGCCAAAGAGGTCCGGCGGGCGCTGGCCGCCGGGGAGAACACCAGCATCTCCGAGCTGACACCCCTGGACACCGGTGTGCCCGGATCCGTGGCAGCCGGCTCCAGCACGGTGGGGTCCACCCAGACCGAGACCTGGCAGCAGCAGCTCAGCGAGCTCGGCTTCCAGCCCCCGGCCCCCAGCACCGACTTCGAGGCCGGGCAGCCGCAGTTCCAGGCGCGCATCCCGCTGACCGACGAGCAGGGCGAGTCCCTGCCGATCGACGAGGTCCTGGCCCGGATGGACCAGTCCTCGCGCCGACAGACCAAGAAGTCCACCCGCTCCGAGCTGAGCATCCGCGTGGGTGACGAGTCAGACCTCCCCGCCTGGCAGAAGCTCTACACAGAGACCGCTGAGCGTGACGGCTTCACCGGCCGGCCGCTCTCCTACTTCCAGAACATGCACCGGGAGCTCAACGCCTCACCCCTGAGCCAGTGCACGCTCTACCTCGCCCACTTCGAGGATCAGCTTCTCGCCGCCGCCATCTATGTGCGGCAGGGTGAGTTCGCCTGGTACGTGTATGGAGCCTCCTCCGGGGAGGAGCGCAAACGCTATGCCCCGCGGGCGCTGCAGCTGCGTCAGATCGAGGACTCCCTGGAGGCCGGCTGCCACTGGTATGACCTGGGCGGGCTCAGCCCCTCGCTGGATCCGGAATATCCGCTGGCCGGACTGACCCGCTTCAAGACCACGATGGGCGCGGATGTGGTCCAGACCCTCGGCGAATGGGACTACCCGGTCAACCCGCTGCTGGCGAAGGCCTTCTCCGTCTACATGGCCCGCCGCTGA
- the groL gene encoding chaperonin GroEL (60 kDa chaperone family; promotes refolding of misfolded polypeptides especially under stressful conditions; forms two stacked rings of heptamers to form a barrel-shaped 14mer; ends can be capped by GroES; misfolded proteins enter the barrel where they are refolded when GroES binds), giving the protein MAKTIAFDEEARRGLERGLNVLADAVKVTLGPRGRNVVLEKSWGAPTITNDGVSIAKEIELDDPYEKIGAELVKEVAKKTDDVAGDGTTTATVLAQALVKEGLRNVAAGADPMALKRGIDKAVEAVTAELFKSAKEIETTEQIAATASISAADPQIGALIAQALDKVGKEGVITVEESNTFGLELELTEGMRFDKGYLSGYFVTDAERQEAVLEDPYILIANSKISSVKDVIGVLEQVMQSGKPLLVIAEDLEGEALAALVVNKLKGTFKSVAVKAPGFGDRRKAMLADIAILTGGQVIAEEVGLKLENTTLELLGTARKVVVTKDETTIVEGAGDADEIAGRVAQIKAEIENTDSDYDREKLQERLAKLAGGVAVIKAGAATEVELKERKHRIEDAVRNAKAAVDEGIVAGGGVALIQAGARAFASLELTGDEATGANIVKFAVEAPLKQIAINAGMEAGVVAEKVRGLPDGHGLNAATGVYENLLEAGVNDPVKVTRSALQNAASIASLFLTTEAVVANKPEKHSAGAGAEGMDPMGGMGGMM; this is encoded by the coding sequence ATGGCAAAGACTATTGCATTCGATGAAGAGGCCCGCCGCGGCCTCGAGCGCGGACTGAACGTCCTCGCCGATGCCGTCAAGGTCACCTTGGGTCCCCGCGGCCGCAACGTCGTGCTGGAGAAGTCCTGGGGTGCCCCCACGATCACCAACGACGGCGTCTCCATCGCCAAGGAGATCGAGCTGGACGACCCCTACGAGAAGATCGGCGCCGAGCTGGTCAAGGAGGTCGCGAAGAAGACCGACGACGTCGCTGGCGATGGCACCACCACCGCCACCGTCCTCGCCCAGGCCCTGGTCAAAGAGGGCCTGCGCAATGTCGCCGCCGGCGCTGACCCGATGGCGCTCAAGCGCGGCATCGACAAGGCCGTCGAGGCCGTCACCGCCGAGCTGTTCAAGTCCGCCAAGGAGATCGAGACCACGGAGCAGATCGCTGCCACCGCATCGATCTCCGCCGCTGATCCGCAGATCGGCGCCCTGATCGCTCAGGCGCTGGACAAGGTCGGCAAGGAAGGTGTCATCACCGTCGAGGAGTCCAACACCTTCGGGCTCGAGCTGGAGCTCACCGAGGGCATGCGCTTCGACAAGGGCTACCTCTCCGGTTACTTCGTCACCGACGCCGAGCGTCAGGAAGCGGTCCTGGAGGACCCCTACATCCTGATCGCCAACTCCAAGATCTCCTCGGTCAAGGACGTCATCGGCGTGCTCGAGCAGGTCATGCAGTCCGGCAAGCCGCTGCTGGTCATCGCTGAGGATCTCGAGGGTGAAGCCCTCGCCGCACTGGTGGTCAACAAGCTCAAGGGCACCTTCAAGTCCGTGGCCGTGAAGGCACCGGGCTTCGGTGACCGCCGCAAGGCCATGCTGGCCGACATCGCCATCCTCACCGGTGGTCAGGTCATCGCCGAAGAAGTGGGCCTGAAGCTGGAGAACACCACGCTGGAGCTGCTGGGCACCGCCCGCAAGGTCGTCGTCACCAAGGACGAGACCACCATCGTCGAAGGTGCAGGCGACGCCGACGAGATCGCCGGACGCGTGGCCCAGATCAAGGCCGAGATCGAGAACACCGACTCGGACTACGACCGCGAGAAGCTGCAGGAGCGCCTGGCGAAGCTGGCCGGCGGCGTGGCCGTCATCAAGGCCGGTGCCGCCACCGAGGTCGAGCTCAAGGAGCGCAAGCACCGCATCGAAGATGCAGTGCGCAACGCCAAGGCTGCTGTGGATGAGGGCATCGTCGCCGGCGGCGGCGTCGCACTGATCCAGGCCGGCGCGCGCGCCTTCGCCTCGCTGGAGCTCACCGGTGATGAGGCCACGGGTGCGAACATCGTGAAGTTTGCCGTGGAAGCACCGCTGAAGCAGATCGCCATCAACGCGGGCATGGAAGCCGGCGTCGTGGCCGAGAAGGTTCGCGGCCTGCCCGACGGCCATGGCCTCAACGCCGCCACCGGCGTCTACGAGAACCTGCTCGAAGCAGGGGTCAACGATCCGGTGAAGGTGACCCGGTCTGCGCTGCAGAACGCCGCCTCCATCGCTTCGCTGTTCCTCACCACCGAGGCAGTCGTCGCCAACAAGCCGGAGAAGCACTCCGCCGGCGCAGGCGCCGAGGGCATGGATCCCATGGGTGGCATGGGCGGCATGATGTGA
- a CDS encoding WXG100 family type VII secretion target, producing the protein MAMLQIDTAELLAKSQTVEATLSRIQTDVSSMESQLRQLQDSWKGSASMAFQEVLTQWRSTQAQVEQSLASVRQAMTAASTQYEETESANTAMFGR; encoded by the coding sequence ATGGCGATGCTTCAGATCGACACCGCGGAGCTGCTGGCCAAGAGTCAGACCGTGGAGGCCACGCTGAGCCGGATCCAGACGGACGTCAGCTCGATGGAGTCCCAGCTGCGCCAGCTGCAGGACTCGTGGAAGGGCTCGGCGTCCATGGCCTTCCAGGAGGTGCTGACCCAGTGGCGCTCCACGCAGGCGCAGGTGGAGCAGTCATTGGCCAGTGTTCGGCAGGCGATGACCGCCGCGTCGACTCAGTACGAGGAGACGGAATCGGCGAACACGGCCATGTTCGGCCGCTGA
- a CDS encoding sensor histidine kinase, giving the protein MRPIRSLTQTWRKSSLRTQLVLIMSGLLVLTLFVTTFVSASLFRQELLRNLDEDIESNANSVSMYLTRRSAPEFGDSQSIFRFYGILMNSEGELLQANSTHAAGYGGDIPEIPNMTFDEVLEQWGEPMDVPGTEQGSRGWRVHVIPLENGEDTLAVGLPLEPVETSVERATFLVATIGLLATLGASTIAYALVTRAFRSLFHVEKTAAEIAGGDFSQRVETTAPPETEIGRLSRSLNVMLEHIETAFQAKSASEENMRRFIQDASHELRTPLVTIRGFSELYRQGGVSDNPEAVGMAMGRIESEAKRMGQLVEDMLTLARLDEQRPMQQAPLDLNLIAHDAIMDLAVNAPDRTTQVIGLTGATPAPAPALGDEGRIRQIVTNLVTNALRYTPDGTPLELAVGTQTREDGATDAVLEVRDHGEGIAEEDAAKIFDRFFRADNSRQRETGGTGLGLAICAAIASQHDGTVRHSTTEGGGATMTLRLPMVAPEDQSDHETDIDDEELDQLRAAAREHHASE; this is encoded by the coding sequence ATGCGCCCGATCCGCTCCCTGACCCAGACATGGCGCAAGTCCTCGCTGCGCACACAGCTGGTGCTGATCATGTCCGGGCTGCTGGTGCTCACCCTCTTCGTGACCACCTTCGTGTCCGCCTCGCTGTTCCGTCAGGAGCTGCTGCGCAACCTCGACGAGGACATCGAGTCCAATGCGAACAGCGTCTCGATGTACCTGACCCGGCGCAGCGCTCCCGAGTTCGGTGACAGTCAGTCGATCTTCCGCTTCTACGGGATCCTGATGAACTCCGAGGGCGAGCTGCTGCAGGCAAACTCCACACATGCTGCGGGGTACGGCGGGGACATCCCCGAGATACCGAACATGACGTTCGATGAAGTCCTCGAGCAGTGGGGCGAGCCGATGGATGTCCCCGGCACGGAGCAGGGCTCCCGCGGCTGGCGGGTGCACGTCATACCGCTGGAGAACGGGGAGGACACGCTCGCCGTCGGTCTGCCGCTGGAGCCGGTGGAGACGTCGGTGGAGCGGGCGACCTTCCTGGTCGCCACCATCGGCCTGCTGGCCACGCTCGGCGCCTCCACCATCGCCTATGCGCTGGTCACCCGGGCTTTCCGATCACTGTTCCACGTGGAGAAGACGGCCGCGGAGATCGCCGGAGGAGATTTCTCCCAGCGGGTGGAGACCACTGCTCCCCCGGAGACGGAGATCGGCCGGCTCTCGCGCTCGCTGAACGTGATGCTCGAGCACATCGAGACCGCGTTCCAGGCCAAGAGCGCCTCGGAGGAGAACATGCGGCGCTTCATCCAGGATGCCTCCCACGAGCTGCGCACGCCGCTGGTGACCATCCGAGGCTTCTCGGAGCTGTATCGGCAGGGCGGAGTCAGCGACAATCCGGAGGCGGTCGGCATGGCCATGGGCCGGATCGAGTCCGAGGCCAAGCGCATGGGCCAGCTGGTCGAGGACATGCTCACCCTCGCCCGCCTCGATGAGCAGCGCCCCATGCAGCAGGCGCCGCTGGATCTGAACCTGATCGCTCATGACGCGATCATGGACCTGGCGGTCAACGCCCCGGATCGCACCACCCAAGTCATCGGACTCACCGGTGCCACCCCGGCACCCGCACCCGCCCTCGGAGACGAGGGTCGGATCCGGCAGATCGTCACGAACCTGGTCACCAACGCCCTGCGCTACACCCCTGACGGCACTCCGCTGGAGCTCGCCGTGGGCACGCAGACCCGGGAGGACGGCGCCACCGATGCCGTGCTGGAGGTCCGCGATCACGGCGAAGGAATCGCTGAGGAGGATGCGGCGAAGATCTTTGATCGCTTCTTCCGGGCCGACAACTCCCGCCAGCGCGAGACCGGAGGCACCGGGCTGGGTCTTGCCATCTGCGCGGCGATCGCCTCCCAGCATGACGGCACGGTGCGGCACAGCACCACGGAAGGCGGCGGCGCCACCATGACGCTGAGACTGCCGATGGTCGCCCCCGAGGATCAGAGCGACCATGAGACCGACATCGACGACGAGGAGCTTGATCAGCTCCGTGCCGCCGCCCGGGAGCACCACGCCTCCGAGTGA